A region of Massilia sp. KIM DNA encodes the following proteins:
- a CDS encoding DUF4337 domain-containing protein codes for MSDRTLLPPGSRGGDGFAGKLAVLIAVLATLGTLFAFLGSAAHNDAAMFKSNAAIDKTSAANAWSHYQAKSNKQNLAEVASNLPGVNQLRYRDEAARYQTEKEVIRKEAERWESASAEWNRRAEDELHRHRQWSAASVAQQIAISLAAITLLARRTWLLTLTCATAAFGLTLAVFAALHTTPSAFSPVPFMSAAAAAVLTEGLRRAGRRLEG; via the coding sequence ATGTCTGACCGTACCCTCCTGCCGCCCGGCTCGCGCGGCGGCGACGGCTTCGCTGGCAAGCTGGCCGTCCTGATCGCCGTCCTGGCCACCCTCGGCACCCTGTTCGCCTTCCTCGGCAGCGCGGCCCACAACGACGCCGCCATGTTCAAGAGCAACGCGGCGATCGACAAGACCAGCGCCGCCAACGCCTGGAGCCATTACCAGGCCAAGTCGAACAAGCAGAACCTGGCGGAAGTCGCCTCCAACCTGCCTGGCGTGAACCAGCTGCGCTACCGCGACGAGGCGGCGCGCTACCAGACCGAGAAGGAAGTGATCCGCAAGGAAGCCGAGCGCTGGGAATCAGCCTCGGCCGAATGGAACCGCCGCGCCGAGGACGAGCTGCACCGCCACCGCCAGTGGTCGGCCGCCTCGGTGGCCCAGCAGATCGCGATCTCGCTGGCCGCCATTACCCTGCTGGCGCGCCGCACCTGGCTCCTCACCCTGACCTGCGCCACCGCCGCCTTCGGTCTCACCCTGGCGGTCTTCGCCGCCCTGCACACCACTCCCAGCGCCTTCTCGCCGGTGCCCTTCATGAGCGCGGCCGCGGCGGCCGTCCTGACCGAAGGCCTGCGCCGCGCCGGCCGCCGGCTGGAGGGGTGA
- a CDS encoding dihydrofolate reductase translates to MAQLTLVVAVDAQNGIGIDNRLPWHLPEDLAHFKRVTLDKPVIMGRKTFDSIGRPLPKRRNIVVTRNPDWSHEGVESAASLAEAVALAGGQPASIIGGAQIFEEALGLADAMIVTHIAHSFRCDTFFPPIDPAVWVESAREAHHSDEQGYDYAFVTYVRRETASDV, encoded by the coding sequence ATGCGCAGAACGGCATCGGGATCGACAACCGGCTGCCCTGGCACCTGCCCGAAGACCTGGCCCACTTCAAGCGCGTCACCCTGGACAAGCCGGTGATCATGGGTCGCAAGACCTTCGACTCGATCGGCCGGCCCCTGCCCAAGCGCCGCAATATCGTCGTGACCCGCAACCCGGACTGGTCGCACGAGGGCGTCGAGAGCGCGGCCTCGCTGGCCGAGGCCGTGGCGCTGGCCGGCGGGCAGCCCGCCAGCATCATCGGCGGCGCCCAGATCTTCGAGGAAGCCCTGGGCCTTGCCGACGCGATGATCGTGACCCACATCGCGCACAGCTTCCGCTGCGATACCTTCTTCCCGCCGATCGACCCGGCCGTCTGGGTCGAAAGCGCGCGCGAAGCCCACCATTCCGACGAGCAGGGCTACGACTACGCCTTCGTCACCTACGTCCGCAGGGAGACAGCCTCCGATGTCTGA